Proteins encoded by one window of Dyella humicola:
- a CDS encoding parallel beta-helix domain-containing protein — MRKTHLAVIIPFLLAACSSQQAPTQSSTDASFEAKLQQQLLDAKPGSVIEIPAGHYHLQRGLSLRTDGVTIRGAGKDQTVLSFKGQVVGPEGLLVNANDFTIEDLALEDTKGDALKINQGKNITIRGVRVEWTGGPKTTNGAYGLYPVKTQNVLVEDSVVIGASDAGIYVGQSNNIVVRRNHAEYNVAGIEIENSVNADVYDNTATHNTGGILVFNMPNLSQAGHSSRVFKNQVFDNNTDNFAAKGAAVASVPRGAGVVVNSNDKVEIFDNDIADHKTANVIISSYFSTNYYNTKGVAADYNPYPKGIFIYDNRFKGGGDSPDGIKLKTLKTAVFGINGKFPDILWDGYVDQRTLVNGLPPDGERFCIQNGDVGVINADGPHDYKNPSTDTKPYQCTLPKLSPVVLDPEPKA; from the coding sequence ATGCGCAAAACTCATCTGGCCGTGATCATTCCGTTCCTGCTGGCCGCTTGCAGCAGTCAACAGGCCCCCACGCAGAGCAGCACCGACGCCTCCTTCGAGGCCAAGCTCCAGCAGCAGTTGCTCGACGCGAAGCCGGGCAGCGTGATCGAGATTCCCGCGGGTCACTACCATCTCCAGCGCGGCCTGAGCCTGCGCACGGACGGCGTGACCATCAGGGGCGCCGGCAAGGACCAGACCGTGCTGTCGTTCAAGGGTCAGGTGGTCGGCCCCGAAGGCCTGCTGGTGAATGCCAACGACTTCACCATCGAGGACCTGGCCCTGGAAGACACCAAGGGCGATGCCCTGAAGATCAACCAGGGCAAGAACATCACCATCCGCGGCGTGCGCGTGGAATGGACCGGCGGTCCCAAGACCACCAACGGTGCCTACGGCCTGTACCCGGTGAAGACGCAGAACGTGCTGGTGGAAGACTCGGTGGTGATTGGCGCCTCCGACGCGGGCATCTACGTCGGCCAGTCCAACAACATCGTGGTGCGGCGCAATCATGCCGAGTACAACGTGGCCGGCATCGAGATCGAGAATTCGGTGAACGCCGACGTCTACGACAACACCGCCACCCACAACACCGGCGGCATCCTGGTGTTCAACATGCCGAATCTGTCGCAGGCCGGGCACAGTTCGCGCGTGTTCAAGAACCAGGTGTTCGACAACAACACCGACAACTTCGCCGCCAAGGGTGCGGCGGTGGCCAGCGTGCCGCGTGGCGCGGGCGTGGTGGTCAATTCCAACGACAAGGTGGAGATCTTCGACAACGACATCGCCGACCACAAGACGGCCAATGTGATCATCTCCAGTTATTTCTCCACCAACTACTACAACACCAAGGGCGTGGCGGCCGACTACAACCCGTATCCGAAAGGCATCTTCATCTACGACAACCGCTTCAAGGGTGGCGGCGATTCACCCGACGGCATCAAGCTGAAGACGCTGAAGACCGCGGTGTTCGGCATCAACGGCAAGTTCCCGGACATCCTGTGGGATGGTTATGTGGACCAGAGGACGCTGGTTAACGGCCTGCCGCCTGACGGCGAACGGTTCTGCATCCAGAACGGCGATGTGGGCGTGATCAATGCCGACGGCCCGCATGACTATAAGAACCCCAGCACCGACACCAAGCCGTACCAGTGCACGCTGCCCAAGCTGTCGCCGGTTGTGCTCGATCCGGAACCGAAAGCCTGA
- a CDS encoding TonB-dependent siderophore receptor, whose amino-acid sequence MSATYSRSALLVAMSLALAGPAFAAEQTDSTNAQQATTTSQDGKDAKVGKDSKDSKDSVALEAVNVVYSTTKTETPTVDIPQSVSIITPERMQLYGVQGLDEAVRYLAGAVGGSYGADPRSDWILIRGYDPAKFLDGLALPNGVWTADSRIEPYGLERIEVNKGPTSVMYGQMPPGGMIDMTSKRPSLEAPQEIEATVGSFGQRQLAGDTGGQLDSDGHWLWRVVALARKGDSNIEHSQDDRYYFAPSLTWKPDDDTSLTLLARYQRSLSSGVGGFLPSQGTLYPNPNGQIPRDVNTGEPDYDYYHKTDASLGYEFTHRFNEVWSVRQDLRVQNETVDHRSIGSLGLQDDLRTLNRYNYPLVDEAHVVAVDNQAEAQFAQGDVQHTVLMGVDYLHSSNDYKSGFGAAPPIDIFDPVYGAPITPTPYTFHTHSVLEQLGAYVQDQINWGRWGLVASGRNDWVTNKVDDQIANTQDKQNDSAFSGRLGLNYTTDLGLVPYIAYSHSFMTTVGQTFEGNAFKPTTGDQYEGGVKYQTPSGRTLITAAVYQLTLKNSLTVDPEHLFFSLQQGQTRTRGAELEANVALTDHLSMTAAYAYTDAKVTRANDATLGKQVALVPKQQASVSADYNVHAGVLAGLGFGGGVRYIGAHYGDANNAFRTGGYVLYDANAHYDLQNWRFQVTAANLFDRTYVSACNSAIWCYYGYPREITVSARYRW is encoded by the coding sequence CCGACAGCACCAACGCGCAGCAAGCGACCACCACTAGCCAAGACGGCAAAGACGCCAAAGTCGGCAAGGACAGCAAAGACAGCAAAGACAGCGTCGCCCTCGAGGCAGTCAACGTCGTCTACTCGACCACCAAGACCGAAACGCCGACGGTCGACATTCCGCAGTCGGTCAGCATCATCACCCCCGAGCGCATGCAGTTGTACGGCGTGCAAGGCCTGGACGAAGCCGTGCGCTACCTGGCCGGCGCGGTGGGCGGCAGCTATGGCGCCGATCCGCGCAGCGACTGGATCCTCATCCGCGGCTACGACCCGGCCAAGTTCCTGGACGGCCTGGCCCTGCCCAATGGCGTGTGGACGGCCGACTCGCGCATCGAGCCGTACGGCCTGGAGCGCATCGAAGTGAACAAGGGCCCGACCTCGGTGATGTACGGCCAGATGCCGCCGGGCGGCATGATCGACATGACCAGCAAGCGCCCCAGCCTGGAGGCGCCGCAGGAAATCGAGGCGACCGTGGGCAGCTTTGGCCAGCGCCAGCTGGCCGGCGATACCGGCGGCCAGCTCGACAGCGACGGCCACTGGCTGTGGCGCGTGGTGGCACTCGCCCGCAAGGGCGACTCCAACATCGAGCACTCGCAGGACGATCGCTACTACTTCGCCCCCAGCCTCACCTGGAAGCCGGACGACGACACCTCGCTGACCTTGCTGGCGCGCTACCAGCGCAGCCTGTCCAGCGGCGTGGGCGGCTTCCTGCCCTCGCAGGGCACGCTTTACCCGAATCCCAACGGCCAGATCCCGCGCGACGTCAATACCGGCGAGCCGGACTACGACTACTACCACAAGACCGACGCGTCGCTCGGCTACGAATTCACCCATCGCTTCAACGAGGTGTGGTCGGTGCGCCAGGACCTGCGCGTGCAGAACGAAACGGTGGATCACCGTTCGATCGGCAGCCTGGGGCTGCAGGACGACCTGCGCACGCTCAACCGCTACAACTATCCGCTGGTGGACGAGGCGCATGTGGTGGCCGTGGACAACCAGGCCGAGGCGCAATTCGCCCAGGGCGATGTGCAGCACACGGTGCTGATGGGCGTGGACTATCTCCACAGCAGCAACGACTACAAATCCGGCTTCGGCGCCGCGCCGCCCATCGATATCTTCGATCCGGTCTACGGCGCGCCAATCACGCCGACGCCCTACACCTTTCACACTCATAGCGTGCTCGAACAGCTCGGCGCGTACGTGCAGGACCAGATCAACTGGGGCCGCTGGGGCCTCGTCGCCAGCGGACGCAACGACTGGGTGACCAATAAGGTCGACGACCAGATCGCCAACACCCAGGACAAGCAGAACGACAGCGCCTTCTCCGGTCGCCTCGGCCTCAACTACACCACCGATCTGGGCTTGGTCCCGTATATCGCCTATTCCCATTCGTTCATGACCACGGTGGGCCAGACCTTCGAAGGCAATGCGTTCAAGCCGACCACCGGCGATCAGTACGAAGGCGGCGTGAAATACCAGACGCCCTCGGGGCGCACGCTGATCACGGCGGCGGTGTACCAGCTGACGCTGAAGAATTCGCTCACCGTCGATCCCGAGCACCTGTTCTTCTCGCTGCAGCAGGGCCAGACCCGCACCCGTGGCGCGGAACTGGAAGCGAATGTCGCGCTGACCGATCACCTCAGCATGACGGCCGCCTACGCCTACACCGATGCCAAGGTCACGCGCGCCAACGATGCCACCCTGGGCAAGCAGGTCGCCCTGGTGCCGAAGCAGCAGGCCTCAGTCTCGGCCGACTACAACGTGCATGCAGGCGTGCTGGCCGGCCTCGGTTTCGGCGGTGGCGTGCGCTATATCGGTGCGCACTACGGCGACGCGAACAACGCGTTCCGCACCGGCGGCTATGTGTTGTACGACGCCAATGCCCACTACGACCTGCAGAACTGGCGCTTCCAGGTCACCGCCGCCAACCTGTTCGACCGGACCTACGTCAGTGCCTGCAACAGCGCGATCTGGTGCTACTACGGCTATCCGCGCGAAATCACCGTATCGGCGCGCTACCGCTGGTAA
- a CDS encoding SO2930 family diheme c-type cytochrome: MMKYCLRAGLLLALLLVSACHRGLDPVAFQADGRPPRLSDWHVVEVRGGKLVLNEGVVPYDLNTPLFTDYAHKLRTIWMPKGVSAKYDATDTFDFPVGTIISKTFYYPKTANGKFSDVARTYDSSRDFAGEGLDLANVHLVETRILVRREAGWAAIPYVWKDDQSDAELARTGAVIPLTLVADAGEREDFNYVVPDESQCSSCHAQDWVTRKIHPIGPKARHLNRDYHYADGPENQLAHLMKVGYLTGAPAPAEAPRNANWMDTHASLDARARAYLDINCGHCHNPKGAANTTGLTLDVSAPEDRHLGICKPPVAAGRGTGDHLFDIVPGVPNDSILPYRMDSADPGVMMPELGRSTVHREGVALIKAWIAAQSGGCVAIH, encoded by the coding sequence ATGATGAAGTACTGTTTGCGTGCCGGCCTGTTGCTGGCGTTGCTGTTGGTGAGTGCTTGCCACCGTGGCCTGGACCCGGTGGCGTTCCAGGCGGATGGGCGCCCGCCAAGACTCAGCGACTGGCATGTCGTGGAAGTGCGCGGCGGCAAGCTCGTGCTCAACGAAGGTGTGGTGCCGTACGACCTCAACACGCCGCTGTTCACCGATTACGCGCACAAGCTGCGCACGATCTGGATGCCCAAGGGCGTGTCCGCCAAGTATGACGCCACCGATACGTTCGATTTCCCGGTCGGCACCATCATCAGCAAGACCTTCTACTACCCGAAAACGGCGAATGGGAAGTTCAGCGACGTCGCACGTACCTATGACAGCTCACGCGACTTCGCCGGCGAAGGCCTCGACCTCGCGAATGTGCACTTGGTCGAGACACGCATCCTGGTGCGCCGCGAAGCGGGCTGGGCGGCCATTCCGTACGTGTGGAAGGACGACCAGAGCGACGCCGAACTGGCGCGCACCGGCGCGGTGATTCCGTTGACCCTGGTCGCCGATGCCGGCGAGCGCGAAGACTTCAACTATGTGGTGCCCGACGAGAGCCAGTGCTCCAGCTGCCACGCGCAGGATTGGGTCACGCGCAAAATCCATCCAATTGGACCCAAGGCGCGCCATCTCAACCGTGACTATCACTATGCCGACGGCCCGGAAAACCAGCTCGCCCATTTGATGAAGGTGGGCTATCTCACCGGCGCGCCAGCGCCGGCGGAAGCGCCGCGCAACGCGAACTGGATGGACACGCATGCGTCGCTCGACGCGCGTGCGCGTGCCTATCTCGATATCAACTGCGGGCACTGCCACAATCCGAAGGGCGCGGCCAATACGACCGGACTGACGCTGGACGTGAGCGCGCCCGAAGACCGTCACCTGGGCATCTGCAAGCCGCCTGTCGCGGCTGGCCGCGGTACCGGTGACCATTTGTTCGACATCGTGCCAGGCGTTCCGAACGACTCCATCCTGCCGTATCGCATGGACTCGGCCGATCCCGGCGTGATGATGCCCGAGTTGGGGAGAAGCACAGTGCATCGTGAGGGCGTTGCACTGATCAAGGCATGGATCGCGGCGCAGTCGGGGGGCTGCGTCGCGATTCATTGA